One segment of Theobroma cacao cultivar B97-61/B2 chromosome 9, Criollo_cocoa_genome_V2, whole genome shotgun sequence DNA contains the following:
- the LOC18590523 gene encoding uncharacterized protein LOC18590523 → MVVKVAATACLQWSQPILPQSPPSSQALASAISSPSLPKRCRSDGALIFKSVQRLNRSALFGSHSTNIQRSRSCEFLKSGSRTLRKACSASLDAFSDEEFSKKIQELALRFQLSDDDGDTNSKNTRNSLDSGRETGAVSDSKTDSLKFNDQPSWLERGEEIIPSSIERKANSVDLPLSLRIIKRKLQWQEGFREAGESAYCSMKKAFSSMVFIIRELQSYTLQMRELLFYEDLQGILVRVQKEMHASFVWLFQQVFSHTPTLMVYVMILLANFSVYSMGSNAAIAAAAANPAPGCIVSVVEVQDQKNQKFDSSSIKSFSVTSSSGKTTSIGGNNGGGGKVRPVASGTDGDGFFDGSDQFRTIVPDGASQLSSPGTTGEAQTESTSGQVTREEELSLWNSIVDEASKMQASFGDESLDRETIQRFISPVIAKIEPDGDYEDYFRTELLYQTGLSQEPNNPLLLANYAQFLYLVAHDYDRAEVYFKKAITVEPADAEAYSKYASFLWRVRNDLWAAEETFLDAISADPSNSYYAANYAHFLWNTGGEDTCFPLSSPDTTQEA, encoded by the exons ATGGTAGTGAAAGTAGCAGCAACGGCGTGTTTGCAATGGTCACAGCCAATTCTTCCTCAATCTCCACCTTCCTCTCAAGCTTTAGCTTCAGCAATCTCTTCACCTTCACTTCCCAAACGCTGCCGTAGTGATGGTGCTCTTATTTTCAAGTCAGTTCAAAGACTGAACCGGTCGGCTCTGTTCGGTTCCCACTCCACCAATATTCAACGGTCCCGATCTTGCGAGTTTCTCAAATCAGGATCCCGAACTTTAAGAAAAGCTTGCAGCGCTAGTTTAGATGCCTTTTCGGATgaagaattttcaaaaaaaattcaagaattgGCTCTCAGATTCCAGTTGTCAGACGACGATGGTGACACCAACAGCAAAAATACCCGAAATTCTTTAGATTCAGGAAGGGAGACGGGAGCCGTTTCTGATTCCAAAACCgattctttgaaattcaacGACCAACCGTCATGGTTAGAAAGAGGAGAAGAAATAATTCCATCAAGCATCGAACGTAAAGCCAACAGTGTTGATCTTCCGCTTTCGCTTCGAattataaagagaaaattgcaaTGGCAAGAAGGGTTTCGAGAAGCAGGGGAATCGGCTTATTGCTCAATGAAAAAGGCGTTTTCTTCAATGGTTTTTATAATCCGCGAGCTTCAGAGTTACACTTTACAAATGCGAGAGCTTTTGTTTTATGAAGATTTGCAAGGGATTCTTGTTAGAGTTCAGAAAGAGATGCACGCGTCGTTCGTTTGGTTGTTTCAACAGGTTTTTTCTCATACACCGACTTTGATGGTTTACGTGATGATCCTGTTGGCAAATTTTTCGGTTTATTCCATGGGAAGCAACGCTGCTatagcagcagcagcagcgaATCCCGCACCTGGGTGTATTGTTTCTGTGGTTGAGGTTCAAGATCAGAAGAATCAAAAGTTTGATTCTTCctcaataaaatcattttcagtGACGTCATCAAGTGGAAAAACCACTTCGATTGGCGGAAACAACGGCGGTGGTGGAAAAGTTAGGCCCGTTGCTAGTGGCACAGACGGTGACGGGTTCTTTGATGGATCAGACCAGTTCAGGACCATTGTTCCTGACGGAGCTTCCCAATTATCATCTCCAGGAACTACAGGGGAAGCGCAAACGGAGTCAACGTCAGGGCAAGTAACTAGAGAAGAAGAGCTAAGTCTTTGGAACTCAATCGTTGATGAAGCTTCAAAAATGCAAGCTTCATTTGGAGATGAATCGCTCGATCGTGAAACAATTCAGAGATTTATTTCGCCTGTTATAGCAAAGATCGAACCGGATGGTGATTATGAAGATTATTTCAGAACTGAGCTTCTGTACCAAACAGGGTTGTCACAAGAGCCTAACAACCCTCTCCTTCTTGCCAATTATGCTCAGTTTCTCTACCTTGTTGCACATGATTATGACAG AGCCGAAGTGTACTTCAAGAAAGCAATAACGGTGGAACCAGCAGACGCGGAAGCATACAGTAAATACGCGAGCTTTCTATGGAGAGTTAGGAATGATTTGTGGGCAGCCGAGGAAACTTTCTTGGATGCAATTTCTGCAGATCCTAGTAACTCTTATTACGCCGCAAACTATGCTCATTTCCTATGGAATACTGGTGGAGAGGACACTTGTTTCCCTCTAAGCTCTCCAGACACTACCCAAGAAGCTTAA